The genomic interval aactcgattaaaaattttaatcgtttgacagccctaaaaattatattacatttgctgaatgcagaagggctgacatggattttgttgttacaaggaaatgctacaaggtaTGCACATATAACCAAAGTAgtatgtcaatattttttatttccgatattgatcgcaataaaacatttggacaacatgattccatttcttgttttatttaaaacgattggtgcatgtgcaaaacaggccaaTAAGTCAcaatttatacaattattgggGAAAATAGCATATGAGAATGTGATATCGGACAGCAGAGCTCCAGAGCCTTGCCAAACTTACATGCAACATTACGGCCTCCAGGCaggctttctcccgctgtccttggtaattccagctccaatagcgtatcttaaagttgctgcagttcaaAAGCTCGTAGTTAAATCTCGGGATCGAGGTGACGGTCCGCTGCGAGGCGAGCCTCTCGGCCACCCCCGGGTAGAATGACGTAGTCtcaatatatgtccatcaacatacagcaagtgttgttgtgaggcacatcaacttcttcccttgcctaacagcgttttccacctgtaaacgaaGAAAAAACTTGTCACACTCGCATTTATGCGTTGACACAGTTGTGCCATCTacatgtactgattagcaacaggctagcagcacatacagtagttgtattaaataatattaaagatcatcataattacaatcatcatcataataacaatatcaaaggcaagtcgtttcatgtgcaagattttagcttcagtattttttgagcaccggacacatgaaagtgcagggataggaagaacataccttccatgacACAGCGGCAAcacggctacaaaaacacccagcctatgtggtggcacgagcttggtttcacatctgccttcatgaacatgttgtcctcccctgtcgtgatgatggcagatgggaggcgttatttccaaattgtcttttttaagagATTTTGATGAgttatgttactccagctctactgttgttttggatggagaaattctaaaactggagttgcttgcagacataaggaagtaaagcacaagtacctcggaaacttgtctacagTATCCATTCTGTTGACTTATTTCTTATACTGCCCCCAGGTGCCAAGCTACAGTACACACAACAGAAATAGAAGCAGCATGCACAATTTTGATTCTTGGTTGTCATTGTTGGCGAAATATGCTGGCTTAGCTGCCAACtccctcagttcaaatggattggacgtctatttgtGGTATCTCATTTAcatttacagcagaaggatgaaaagattgGACGGCTATCATCGTCACTGGCACTGATAGTGTTAACTCTATTTTGTCTTTACCACGTTTTACCAATTTGAATTTTATAGacttctgttgtcatttttaaatgttttaatacTATTTCAACTGATTTCGGTGAGGAAAGATAACTTGAGATGAGAATTTAACTTGTATTTCAAAACACCACTGTATTGTTATGCTATAAGTGTGATGCTCCTCATCAGCATTCAATGCAAAACTTAACAAATACATGAGTGACCTCAAAATAATTATAGTCCCCAATTTTGGTTGGGCATCATTTcttgattcgattaaaaaaaattttttttattatgatgtATGATCTGAAATACAATAAAATGCATGTCATGGGAAAGTGCACACAAGCAATGACAAACTTGCACTGGTAAAACCTGTTGCACTCCCCAACCgtaatttgacatttttaacTGTCGTTGCTGAAATTGTGAATGTTGATTTGCATTTATTAGACAGTTTATCATCTGTCATTTATTTGCAGACATTGCTTTCTTTCTTGCTGCCGGGCCACGGTCACCTGCGTTCCCGTATTGAAGAGGTTCTTGACCTGGCTCTCATCCAGCAGCAGGCGGAGAAAGGAGCAGTGGATGTTGGTGCTCTATCCCGTTTCATTATTGAGATGATGGGATCACTCTGTGCCCCAATAAGGGATGAGGACGTCAATAAACTAAAAGAGATCACCGATTTTGTCCCTTTGCTTAAGTAAGTGAAAGAAAAAGACTACAATGAAGATGCATCTCAGATGATGCAAATTTTCGGTCTATAAATCACTATAGTTTAAAGACCCTTTGTAGgcgttttgagttaatttatatacagtatagggtAACCGCGGGGtcttaaaaagtttttaaacaaGTCTTAAATCCAATCATTTTAAGGCCTTAAAATTCTTAAATACAATTTCAAAGGTCTTAAAAATCCATTGACGTTACtttactattactactactactagtatTAGTAGTATTCATTTGTATCACAGTGTGAAAGAGCTGGGAATAAATTCATATACTTtgcaagtaccgtattggcctgaatataagacggccctgattataagacaaccccctctttttcaagactcaactttgaaaaaagactttttgaacaccaaatttttttagagaaaataattacagtacatccgaaacaaatgattataacaatatatttgagagaaaaatcatgttattttgcctcattcaaatcttaatatctgaacatttaaatatgtaaacgaaagtgcaatcacattcgtaaataaatggcgtaaggtttttgaaatgtaaataaaccaatgtattgtgataaaacaacaaaatttcaataactgcattgaccatcaaagtgaagtctaactgtaattgtagtcttgaaacaaataaggaataaggaaaaacattgcaataaaataatgcaaactggttaaacctgagagtagctgagatctgtcatgacagaacgttacaatgatatctggcgccatctagcgtcgtgaatgggtatcatgtctagaccgcgaataaaagacgaccccctctttttcagtcttatttcaatgcaaaaaaacaccgtcttatattcgggtcaacATGGTAGTTCCAGGCCTCCAATTTTCCTTTAAAACCTTTGTATGTTTTTTGCCGGTATCAATGTGGAATGGGTcttaaattttattcattttggccttaaaaaaagtcttaaatttggaTTGTTGAACCCAGCAGAGATCCTGTATAAATCTGATTAGGTTGTAACACTATGAGCTTTATCGAACTATTTCCAGTTGCACTAATTTTTTGAAACTGCATTCTGAGCTTTCATTATCTGTAAGCCATGATTATCAGAATTACAAGAAACAGGAATCTACCAATgctaccaggataaaaggacactataggaaaaaaaaaaaagtcccagcTTTCACTCGCTTCCTCCATTTGCCATTGTGTTCATCTTACCTCTTACTGCCTGACAACgcctttttttatgttttctatTGGGGCAGCGTGGTGGACCATTACTAGTAGTTAGCATGTCTGCCTCACATTGGAGTGGGTCTTTGGTACATATTTgtgctctggccttcctgtgtagaTCTTCCCACTGTCTCTTCTGTGTATTCTGGCTCCCTACCGCAACATGCACGAGCACCTGCTAGGCTAGACCAAACTCTAAATGGCTATTAGTTGAAAATGGTTGTTGAAACAGGTATGTAGCTGCCCAGTGATTAACAAGTGACCAGTCCTGACTCCTGTGTGTGATCccaaacagagaaaaaaatgtttaatttaacTTGTGTACTACACATCCCCAGACAACAATATTACACCAGAAATATTTATAACTTCTGACACATTTTTCTCTCATCTCATAGGGCCATATGTTCACTATTGGACCTGATGAAGTTGGACATGGCTAACTTTGCTGTAAACAGCATCAGGCCCCATCTGATGCAGCAATCAGTTGAGTATGAGAGGAATAAGTTTCAGCAGTTTCTGGACAGACAGCCCAGTAAGTACTTTACACAAGTTGTCTTTTGCAGTCTTTCACTCTAAACTAAAGTCCCTTATTTCATTAATTTGCCACACCAGATTGATCGTTCCATATATCCGCTATGAATATAGTCCACATATCTGTCCGGGAAAGAACCAATCGAGACCTgaaccttaaaaaaatatacggcTGCTGATTGGACGATGGCTATTCTCGTCACCCTCATGACAACATCATTTCCTGTCCAAAAAAGCTTTTAGCAACATTCTTTGCTCCTCTTTTATTGAGGAAATAAGTCAGGTTTTGTCCAAAATACTTAAACACTTTGCATCCTGCAATAGTATTGAAGCAGAATGTAGCGTCATAGGCACGTCTGAAGGTCCTGCCTCTTTCCCCTGATGGTCTCGCCATCAGTATGATGCACTGGTTCGCGCAAGAGCAAAATCATTGTTTCTTGTCAAGAaatgatttttgtgatgttcttTCCTCATCTTTTAATGAAGAAATTATATGTATTTCCGACAAAACTTCAGAAACCTAGCTACAAAACCGCTCTACTCCCTTCTGACATTGTATTTAACTAGATCGTTTCTTCTGGGTCACATCTGCAGCTCCTGCCTCTTGCTCCTGATTGCCTGGAACATCAGATGACTAGGGAAGTGGTTGGACAATTTAGGTTTGCAAGACTGTACTGCATGATGAATCAGGGAATCAGGAAGCACCGTCATACTTGAAAGGCTATCGTTTCGTATTACCTACCCTGAACCAAACAGTTGAGGAAGCGTTGACTTAGAGCTGATCCACCAACTAAATTGTTTATTGCAATGGTCCTTATTAAAAATGATACATATATTTTCTCGTTTGGAAGAAAGATGATGGAATGTGTTGTGTTTGAGTTTTTACAATATTCGAGTGGAGCTCCCTCCCCCCATACAGTTAGATGTTTAGTCCAGTTATTTTTGCAATAAAAAACACATATTTCTCTTTTTCAGATGCTTTAGACTACACTGAAAAGTGGCTCAAGGACACAGTGAATGACCTCAGCGAAGCTTCTTCTACTGGCGCATCTAGTGATCCTCCTACTCTCCTCCCTGGTCATGTCCATAATCAAGCATATTTGCGACTATTGAAATGGGAACACCTCTCAGAACCCTTCCCTGAGGTTACCACTTTGATATTTATTCTGTCAATTCTTTTGGAAAAATTATTATTGTGCTGTAGTTGGATTTGCTCACTGAGATCGCCTTTCCCCCTTTTTAATTATATCCAGACAGTGTTGATGGATCAAACTCGGTTCCAGGAAATGCAACAGAAGACGGAAAAATTGGTTTTGCTTTCATCTATATTACTCATTGTTTACACTACTACGGGAGAAGCCATTTCCGGTCTTCCAGGACTTATAGAGAGGCTTAAAAACACCGTTCATTCCATGCTTGCAGACATGCACACACCGTGAGTACAACCACCTCAGTTTTGTTGAACGTATGCTATTCATTCCATAGGGAAGTAAGGTTAGATGAGCGATTAATAGATGCAATTTTTGTTTAATACATTTCCTTTTCGGGCACAGGTGGGTATTTAACAATCTGTCACTTCTGAAAGTTTCACTACAAGATTAAGTGAACAAGAAATGTGTTCCCCAGTGTATATTTAATCACTTTTTTCAAATGTTCGTACAGTCGATATTGTTCAAAATTGTAATTTACAAatcggatttttaaaaaatctgggaCGCTATACAAATTAAATACGTAATGCAGTAGTTTATTCAAAATAGAAAGATGACAGATCCGAAGTTTAAACTGAGAAAATCTTATGATTGTAAGGGAAAACTATGTCAATGTCAAAATCTTCACAACAAATCTCAAAAAAGGCTGTTGGCAATTAAAGTCTAGAAAGGTCAATAGCACATATAACGAGCATCTGGAAGACCAATTATTCCTAATTAGGTCCAATGGCAACATTATTGAGTATAAAAAAACGACTGGCAATTTCTCTCAGAAGCCAAGATGGGTAGAGGAGCACCACTTCCCCTAATGTTGTACAGAAAGATAGTGCAGCAATAATAAAAAGTTGTTATCCTTGCAACAAATTGCAAAAGGTTTGAAATTATCGTCATCTACAAGGTGTAACATCCAAATATTTAAAGAATCTAGATTAGAACAATCATTGTACGTAATGGTCAAGGCTGAAAAAACATTTGGGATGCCTGTGATCTACACCACAAAGAGGAATTCTACTATAAGGGAAATCACAGAAATAGACTCGGCAACACTTCAAGAAACCATTGTCTGTGAAAGCTTTTAAAGAAGACCCAGAAGCGTaggagttgttgttgtttttttttttctgggacagatttcatttaaaatggagTGTGGTAAAGTGGAAGGTTTTCTGTGGGCAGAAGAATCACGATTCAAAGTTCTTTATGGAAACTGGAATACCATGTCATCCGGACTAAAGAGAACAAGTTGTTATCAGTGCTTAGTCCTAGAGCCGGATTTTTAtccggatttttatttttcaaaacatatttgcaaattggtacagaagtataatgttaagtaaataaataataaaatactctaaataaaattaaaatatatgcaGTCTTTTGGGTGAGTCTAAACCCacggccacagctcaacattgttAACATCAActcaaataattgaattattttccgtaaaaagcatgtgtgtatgactcgtatcatgtttacattttacacacgctctctttctcaacagagACAGTTGgcagacagaaaaaaaacatgttttaccaccgctagacacactaaacacgctggagttaactcctgtagctggtgggaaacgtttataacagtgtttactaacctttaattttgtataaatgagaAATCATATTAAAGGTATTGCCTACTCGGCAGCCAACCTCcgcaaacattttttacatgTCGGCTGGCCTTTCTCTAAGCCGCGCCCGttcgtaacttttctgtagccgaagtattcccataccagcgattttgttttcttcgatggggggaaaaaagtagtaaaaaatatctaataccgtagggatggtatgacagaaaagttttgtagttttaaaaccgtgacgttttcatacaaaggtataccttgaaaccggtaatcggcacttgtctagttactacccacctctggaatcCGGTTTGTAGTTATAAACTATGGTACAGTAACagtatatttttgtaaaatatctgcTTATTGGATGTGTTTGATAAACCATCATATTGAAGTGATGGGTTACTCGCTGGATGGCATTAGTAACTTAGAAATTCGGTTATTAATGAATAGTTATATCATTGTGAAGAGTATTTTTACTGTGGAAAAAATACTTTCTCTGAAAGTGTGAAAATTAAAAACGTTTTAAATCAAAGTGCAATGCAACCTAACAGCCACAATAATGAAATTGTTCAAATCAATTACCTACTTCTATGTCAAGACTGCCAAAAACTATAAATTGCTGCAGTTGACTACGTATATAATGTGCTTATTGATTGGAGCGTGAGGCTGCACCTACCAGTCAAAATATGTTCCATAATCTCTCAGCATTAAATACAACTAATTTTGATGCAttaaaaataatagaaaaaGTACTTTATATTATTTGAATAGATTTTACACTAGCTGTGTTGTGTTGCTGAATGCTAATATTGTATTGCTTTTTCCAAGGTCTTTCAATCTGCAAGAGACCTTGTTGACCATGGGGGAGAAACTTTGCTTGGAGTTAAATCAATGTTTAAAACAGCATGGCTATGCTACATTATCTACTGACCAAAAGGACACTTTGATGGGGCAAATCTCAGCCACCATCCAGCCGGACAACACTGTCCGTCGGTTGATGGGTAAGCGATGTGTATTTCAATTTATTAGGGTAGTAAAGCTTGGATTGACTCTCATCTTCTCTGCTTACCTGTTTCAGACTCTCGGGTGCAGGGCTACCTGCTGGCAACACTTGAATCCAGTCAACACAAGACCCCTCCTCCTCTGCCTGGAGGTCTTGCACCTATCTGCAAGGAGCTAAAAGAACTTGCTGTTAATTTCAGTTTACTAGTCAACTTCAATAAGCTGGTCTTCTCCCCATTCTACCAAAAGATTCTCCATAAGTGCTTCTCATCAGAAC from Corythoichthys intestinalis isolate RoL2023-P3 chromosome 5, ASM3026506v1, whole genome shotgun sequence carries:
- the tcp11l1 gene encoding T-complex protein 11-like protein 1 — protein: MLTSDKLKQFNNFEATVYKNTSEVVAALNIRRSADQSMQKGADQMEGAGDKESEESAQDTSEQTVRERVRTNTPSPNASKSSPPRFVRVEELMETAKGVTNMALAHEIMVNQDFQLKPTEFPEGSFERRVKDILHQAFWDYLESQLKEDPPQYGHVIQQLAEIKETLLSFLLPGHGHLRSRIEEVLDLALIQQQAEKGAVDVGALSRFIIEMMGSLCAPIRDEDVNKLKEITDFVPLLKAICSLLDLMKLDMANFAVNSIRPHLMQQSVEYERNKFQQFLDRQPNALDYTEKWLKDTVNDLSEASSTGASSDPPTLLPGHVHNQAYLRLLKWEHLSEPFPETVLMDQTRFQEMQQKTEKLVLLSSILLIVYTTTGEAISGLPGLIERLKNTVHSMLADMHTPSFNLQETLLTMGEKLCLELNQCLKQHGYATLSTDQKDTLMGQISATIQPDNTVRRLMDSRVQGYLLATLESSQHKTPPPLPGGLAPICKELKELAVNFSLLVNFNKLVFSPFYQKILHKCFSSEHCSSTET